The Sulfitobacter donghicola DSW-25 = KCTC 12864 = JCM 14565 genome has a segment encoding these proteins:
- the fliP gene encoding flagellar type III secretion system pore protein FliP (The bacterial flagellar biogenesis protein FliP forms a type III secretion system (T3SS)-type pore required for flagellar assembly.) yields MILRLIFGFSFAVALLNPSLSAAQELSISLGDEGSISARTVQLFALVTVLSLVPGLAIMVTCFPFLVTVLSILRQAIGLQQSPPNMLIVSLALFLTYFIMEPVFTTAWVDGVGPLTRNEIDVERAFSLALEPFRSFMAGRLDPDTFYAMAELRPDIEAVDPTPDAPLSVLVPSFMLSEISRAFQIGFLIYLPFLIIDLVVAAILMSMGMMMVPPAVVALPFKLAFFVVADGWALIAGSLVRSYF; encoded by the coding sequence ATGATACTTCGTTTGATATTTGGGTTTAGTTTCGCAGTCGCGTTATTAAACCCTAGCCTTTCGGCTGCTCAAGAATTGTCCATTTCTTTGGGGGATGAAGGTTCGATTTCAGCGAGAACAGTTCAGCTTTTCGCGCTTGTCACAGTGCTAAGCCTCGTCCCAGGGCTAGCGATAATGGTGACGTGTTTTCCGTTTTTAGTTACTGTCCTATCAATACTTAGGCAGGCAATAGGATTGCAACAATCTCCCCCAAACATGTTGATCGTGAGTTTGGCACTTTTTCTTACTTATTTCATTATGGAACCGGTTTTTACGACGGCATGGGTTGATGGCGTTGGCCCTCTAACCCGTAATGAAATAGATGTTGAGCGCGCGTTTTCTTTGGCATTAGAACCGTTCCGATCATTTATGGCAGGTCGATTAGATCCAGATACATTCTATGCAATGGCCGAGTTGCGACCTGACATTGAAGCAGTAGATCCAACACCTGATGCGCCTCTTTCAGTTTTAGTACCCAGCTTTATGTTATCCGAAATTTCGCGGGCATTTCAGATTGGGTTTCTAATTTATCTTCCGTTTTTGATTATCGATCTAGTTGTTGCGGCGATCCTAATGTCGATGGGGATGATGATGGTTCCACCTGCAGTGGTTGCTCTGCCGTTTAAATTGGCCTTTTTTGTTGTGGCAGACGGATGGGCGCTTATCGCAGGCAGTCTTGTGCGAAGTTACTTTTAA
- a CDS encoding FliM/FliN family flagellar motor switch protein → MTDKLSLATDTTNPFTSVPIEVTVCVGKARPLVRDLVALGENSVLTLDRRVDDLVELFVSDKLIARGVLEEAEGDASGQLLVRLTEVVEMQQSS, encoded by the coding sequence ATGACTGATAAATTAAGCTTAGCAACGGACACGACAAACCCTTTCACTTCAGTACCTATTGAAGTGACCGTTTGTGTAGGGAAAGCACGACCACTTGTCCGCGATTTGGTTGCGTTAGGCGAAAACTCCGTTTTGACCTTAGATCGCCGTGTCGATGATCTTGTTGAACTCTTCGTAAGTGACAAATTAATTGCAAGAGGCGTTCTTGAAGAGGCAGAAGGAGACGCAAGTGGACAACTTTTGGTTCGTTTGACCGAGGTTGTTGAAATGCAGCAAAGCTCCTGA
- the fliF gene encoding flagellar basal-body MS-ring/collar protein FliF produces MQQYLNVWLNLGLKRQLIVIATTGAMFFAILTMARMTTAPSMTLLYAGLESSAAGDVVRSLEQRGVVFEVRGGSIYVDNKERDQLRLTLASEGLPANGNRGYELLDQLTGFGTTSQMFDAAYWRAKEGELARTIVANPAIAMARVHIASTGSNPFQRGVTPKASVSLTPNGGGISPAQGKAVRFLVASAVAGLAPEDVAVIDANGSLIGATEETAPTVGGDDKAKVLRDRVQRLLEARVGFGNAVVEVSVDTVTESEAIREHRFDPEGRVAISSDTEERTNTAEGTGGGDVTVASNLPDQGGDGGGDKSSSQNSETRERINYEVSETEREIIRAPGAIKRLSVAVLVNETTALNDAGQQVSQPRDPEEMEALRELVSSAVGFDEERGDIITLKSMALQSVAPSGTAASTSLMDQFDLDLLSAIQMVVLAVVTLILGLFVIRPVLSRDISGVPALDDSLAGASFQPERSVQSGENNLPAVLEAEVLENGVSLPSQGAVVQQPVAGEEETTLEDPVARLRNMIGDRQDETVEILRGWLEDKEKA; encoded by the coding sequence GTGCAGCAATACCTAAATGTCTGGTTGAATCTTGGGCTGAAACGCCAACTCATCGTAATCGCAACGACCGGTGCAATGTTCTTTGCGATTCTTACGATGGCTAGGATGACCACCGCGCCTAGTATGACTTTGCTTTATGCTGGTCTGGAAAGTAGCGCCGCTGGTGACGTGGTTCGTTCCTTGGAACAACGGGGAGTCGTGTTCGAGGTACGAGGTGGCTCGATTTACGTTGATAATAAGGAGCGTGATCAGTTGCGCCTTACTTTGGCAAGTGAGGGATTGCCCGCGAACGGAAATCGTGGATATGAATTATTAGACCAATTGACGGGGTTTGGCACGACGAGCCAGATGTTTGATGCGGCATATTGGCGGGCGAAAGAAGGTGAGCTTGCAAGAACAATTGTTGCGAATCCTGCCATCGCAATGGCGCGGGTCCATATTGCAAGCACAGGGTCCAACCCCTTTCAGCGGGGCGTAACTCCCAAAGCGTCAGTTTCCCTTACACCTAATGGTGGGGGTATCTCTCCTGCTCAAGGTAAGGCGGTCCGTTTTCTGGTTGCATCAGCAGTTGCGGGGCTGGCACCGGAAGATGTCGCTGTTATCGATGCGAATGGTTCCTTGATTGGCGCGACTGAAGAAACAGCACCAACTGTCGGTGGAGATGACAAAGCCAAAGTTCTGCGAGATCGCGTGCAGCGTTTGCTAGAGGCGCGGGTTGGATTTGGTAACGCTGTGGTTGAAGTCAGCGTTGATACAGTGACGGAAAGCGAAGCTATCCGAGAACATCGTTTTGATCCGGAAGGCCGAGTCGCCATTAGTAGTGATACTGAAGAAAGGACAAACACGGCTGAAGGAACAGGCGGTGGTGATGTCACTGTGGCGAGTAATCTCCCAGATCAAGGTGGAGATGGAGGGGGGGATAAATCATCTTCCCAAAATAGTGAGACGCGAGAGCGTATCAATTATGAGGTTTCTGAAACCGAGCGAGAGATTATCCGCGCGCCAGGTGCGATAAAGCGATTGTCTGTTGCAGTGTTAGTCAACGAGACAACGGCCTTGAATGATGCGGGCCAGCAAGTTTCGCAACCCCGAGATCCTGAGGAAATGGAAGCGTTGCGAGAACTCGTTTCGTCGGCTGTTGGGTTTGATGAGGAACGCGGCGATATCATCACTCTAAAATCGATGGCTCTTCAAAGCGTAGCCCCTTCCGGGACGGCCGCTAGCACGTCACTTATGGACCAGTTTGACTTGGATTTACTCTCGGCGATTCAGATGGTCGTCCTTGCCGTTGTCACATTGATTTTGGGCTTGTTCGTCATTCGACCAGTTTTGAGCCGAGATATTTCAGGGGTCCCAGCGCTTGATGATTCTTTGGCTGGCGCATCTTTTCAGCCAGAGAGATCTGTTCAGTCGGGTGAGAATAATTTGCCTGCCGTTCTAGAGGCCGAAGTTCTTGAAAATGGTGTTTCACTTCCATCTCAAGGAGCGGTCGTTCAGCAACCGGTGGCAGGAGAGGAAGAGACCACCCTTGAAGATCCAGTCGCTCGATTGAGAAACATGATAGGTGATCGTCAAGATGAGACCGTCGAAATTTTACGTGGATGGCTTGAAGATAAGGAAAAAGCATGA
- a CDS encoding flagellar basal body-associated FliL family protein, translating into MAQEEPTEETDPPKKSKMPMIIGLSLALVGGGGGFFAAWSGMILGGSEAETEVAQEEVKDPYGDIAFIEMDQMTISINATPQDRFLRFRAQLEVPNGHKENVTKVMPRVVDVLNSYLRALEVTDFESQAALTRLRAQMLRRVQIVTGEGHVNDLLIMEFVLT; encoded by the coding sequence ATGGCACAAGAAGAACCCACCGAAGAAACAGACCCACCCAAAAAATCAAAAATGCCCATGATTATTGGGCTTTCCCTAGCACTGGTTGGTGGCGGTGGTGGCTTTTTTGCAGCCTGGTCAGGCATGATTCTTGGAGGCTCCGAGGCGGAGACCGAAGTCGCTCAGGAAGAGGTAAAAGACCCCTATGGTGATATCGCCTTTATCGAAATGGATCAGATGACAATTTCGATAAACGCGACACCCCAAGATCGGTTTTTAAGATTTCGCGCTCAGCTCGAGGTACCCAATGGCCATAAGGAAAACGTTACAAAGGTGATGCCTCGCGTTGTTGATGTTTTGAACAGCTATCTTCGCGCGCTCGAGGTTACCGATTTCGAAAGCCAAGCAGCGTTAACCCGATTGCGGGCCCAAATGCTACGGCGGGTACAGATCGTAACTGGTGAAGGCCACGTGAACGACCTGTTGATTATGGAATTTGTGCTGACTTAA
- a CDS encoding MotE family protein has product MKLFSLKKMMPTAGRGSVMIISALLLGSASIRVLSTASSAFAKEGQLPTAALASPAAETTEKEVETEKPNELNPGSKTESPSDVSALLKALQEREALVLKRERQLELRKKALAVADIEIEKRLKALSETEQNLRATLSLADEASEKDLLKLTAVYESMKPKDAAILFEEMEANFAAGFVGRMRPDAAAQLMAGLSPKAAYSISVILAGRNAEVPKD; this is encoded by the coding sequence ATGAAACTTTTTAGCCTGAAAAAAATGATGCCTACCGCGGGGCGGGGTTCGGTGATGATAATCTCTGCGCTCCTTTTAGGATCCGCGTCGATAAGAGTCCTCTCAACTGCAAGTAGCGCGTTTGCAAAAGAAGGGCAGCTGCCGACTGCCGCCCTTGCAAGCCCGGCAGCCGAGACCACCGAAAAAGAGGTGGAGACTGAGAAGCCCAACGAATTGAATCCCGGCTCAAAAACAGAAAGTCCGAGTGACGTTTCTGCCTTACTTAAGGCTCTACAAGAACGAGAAGCCCTAGTTTTGAAACGCGAACGCCAACTTGAACTTAGAAAAAAGGCCTTGGCCGTCGCCGATATCGAAATTGAAAAAAGGCTGAAAGCACTGTCGGAAACTGAACAGAATTTGCGGGCAACTCTCTCTCTTGCGGACGAAGCTTCAGAGAAAGATCTACTAAAGCTTACAGCGGTGTACGAAAGCATGAAGCCCAAAGATGCTGCCATTCTTTTTGAGGAGATGGAGGCAAATTTCGCCGCGGGTTTTGTTGGTCGTATGCGTCCTGATGCTGCAGCTCAGTTGATGGCTGGGCTATCTCCGAAAGCCGCTTATTCCATCAGTGTCATTTTGGCGGGCCGCAATGCCGAAGTCCCTAAAGACTAG
- the motA gene encoding flagellar motor stator protein MotA — MIGIIGIVTIFVMVFGGYLLAGGKMGIILKALPFEMMMICGAAVGAFFISNDGAGIKHTLKDMGKVFKGPKWKHQDYQDLLCLLFELIRLARQNPVAIEEHIEAPDESSIFTNYPKILKDKEAIALICDTMRSASMNYDDPHQVEEILDKRMDANREHALHSSHALQVVADGLPALGIVAAVLGVIKTMASIDQPPEVLGKLIGGALVGTFLGVFLAYGLVGPFAAKVGDVTNDEAHFYQLIREVLVANLHNHATNICIEVGRQNTPSHCRPSYGDLEEALKALKQNAA; from the coding sequence ATGATAGGTATCATCGGAATTGTCACAATTTTTGTCATGGTTTTTGGCGGCTACCTGCTCGCCGGCGGTAAGATGGGCATCATTTTAAAAGCTCTACCGTTTGAGATGATGATGATCTGTGGCGCAGCTGTCGGTGCTTTTTTTATCAGCAATGATGGAGCAGGCATTAAGCATACGCTTAAAGATATGGGAAAAGTCTTCAAGGGTCCGAAATGGAAGCATCAGGACTATCAAGATTTGCTTTGCCTTCTTTTCGAGCTGATCAGATTGGCTCGCCAGAACCCAGTCGCCATCGAAGAGCATATTGAGGCGCCTGATGAATCGTCAATTTTTACGAACTACCCAAAAATTCTTAAGGACAAAGAAGCAATTGCCTTAATCTGTGACACCATGCGGTCTGCTTCAATGAACTATGACGACCCCCATCAGGTAGAAGAGATTCTGGACAAAAGAATGGATGCAAACCGCGAGCACGCTTTACACTCCAGTCACGCCTTGCAGGTTGTTGCGGATGGCCTGCCCGCCCTAGGGATCGTTGCGGCGGTTCTTGGTGTTATCAAAACGATGGCTTCTATTGACCAACCTCCGGAGGTGTTGGGTAAACTGATCGGTGGCGCACTCGTTGGCACCTTCTTGGGCGTATTTTTGGCCTATGGGTTAGTTGGGCCGTTTGCTGCAAAAGTAGGGGATGTCACCAATGACGAAGCCCACTTTTACCAACTTATCCGGGAAGTTCTCGTCGCAAACCTTCACAATCATGCAACCAATATCTGCATTGAAGTAGGTAGACAAAACACCCCGTCCCATTGCCGCCCCAGCTATGGCGACCTTGAAGAAGCCCTCAAAGCACTAAAGCAGAACGCAGCATGA
- the flhA gene encoding flagellar biosynthesis protein FlhA → MVFSVRALYQPTVLLAVALMTIIVMMILPVPAWILDTGLAVSFALAILIFTVTLFIDRPLDFSAFPTILLASLMLRLSLNVSSTKLIIGQGHTGTDAAGEVIQGFAQFVMGGSVFLGLVVFCVLLIVNFMVINKGATRMAEVGARFALDGMPGKQMAIDADMSAGAIGHEEAKERRAREQQETTFFGSLDGASKFVKGDAIAGLLITLMNLVAGLIMGTLIHGMPIGSAFETYAILTVGDGLVSQIPAVIISIASALLLARGGAQGSVDLAIFSQLGKHPAALATVACLMALFAVVPGLPFAPFMAGALGLGFISYQIYRRPPQGDTETDEVEAETLPKEKPLGDILELDDIHVEFAPDLVSMVLDPGTGLDARIVNMRTHVASAFGIILPEIRLTDNAALGPGTYVLKVQGVEQARAEINPHQILALSPENPEVMPSGIDTVEPVYGAPARWINSKEQENAAVAGITLVTPGEILATHLLEVVKRNLPRLLTLKSLRRLLEEMVNISSASRAEANRKLLDELIPDKIPVDVLLSVLRLLLAEQVSIRNLPLILEATAEARGQNSQPEAICEHVRQRLGFQLVAEMRRVDGTLPLVQLAPEWEEAFSGYQVEANKGIDVALPPDLFNLLADGVSQKVNEANKNGIYPVVVTNTHRRRFVHTVMRAKGINSPVLSFEEIGLDAQPSLVGVVPA, encoded by the coding sequence ATGGTGTTTTCAGTACGCGCCCTCTATCAGCCAACTGTTCTTCTAGCAGTAGCTTTGATGACCATCATTGTGATGATGATCTTACCAGTACCTGCGTGGATTCTCGATACTGGCCTTGCTGTATCTTTTGCACTGGCGATATTGATTTTCACGGTAACATTGTTCATTGACCGGCCTCTCGATTTTTCAGCCTTCCCAACAATTCTACTTGCTTCATTGATGTTACGTTTGTCACTCAACGTTTCATCAACAAAGCTCATTATTGGGCAAGGTCACACAGGAACAGATGCCGCCGGCGAAGTTATCCAAGGGTTTGCGCAATTCGTCATGGGGGGGTCGGTCTTTTTAGGGCTGGTTGTTTTTTGCGTCCTATTGATCGTAAATTTCATGGTTATCAATAAAGGCGCAACACGAATGGCCGAAGTAGGCGCACGTTTTGCGTTGGATGGCATGCCAGGAAAACAAATGGCAATTGATGCCGATATGTCCGCAGGTGCAATCGGACATGAAGAAGCTAAAGAACGCCGCGCACGCGAGCAACAAGAAACAACATTCTTCGGTTCGCTTGATGGTGCTTCAAAATTCGTGAAGGGTGACGCAATAGCGGGCCTTCTCATTACTTTAATGAATCTAGTCGCCGGCCTTATTATGGGCACACTTATCCACGGCATGCCGATCGGTTCAGCGTTTGAAACTTATGCTATTTTGACCGTTGGTGATGGTCTCGTTTCACAAATCCCTGCCGTGATCATATCAATTGCTTCAGCGTTACTTTTAGCGCGAGGCGGCGCGCAAGGGTCGGTCGATTTAGCAATTTTCTCGCAACTAGGAAAACACCCCGCAGCATTAGCTACGGTGGCTTGCTTGATGGCTCTCTTTGCGGTGGTACCAGGCCTTCCTTTTGCGCCCTTTATGGCAGGCGCTTTAGGACTCGGGTTCATTTCATACCAAATCTACCGAAGGCCTCCACAGGGTGACACCGAAACTGATGAAGTGGAAGCCGAAACCTTACCGAAAGAAAAACCTTTGGGGGATATTCTAGAACTGGATGATATTCATGTTGAATTCGCGCCCGATCTAGTCAGCATGGTTCTGGACCCTGGCACAGGGTTAGATGCCCGCATCGTGAACATGCGAACCCACGTTGCTTCCGCTTTTGGCATAATCTTACCTGAAATTCGACTAACAGATAACGCTGCGCTTGGCCCGGGAACCTATGTCTTGAAGGTACAGGGCGTTGAACAAGCTCGGGCTGAAATAAACCCCCACCAAATATTGGCCCTCTCACCTGAAAATCCCGAAGTTATGCCTTCTGGAATAGACACCGTTGAGCCCGTTTATGGCGCCCCTGCACGTTGGATAAACTCAAAAGAACAAGAAAATGCCGCTGTCGCCGGTATTACTTTAGTAACACCCGGAGAGATCTTAGCCACCCATCTCTTAGAGGTTGTAAAACGAAACTTACCGCGGCTCCTGACATTGAAATCCCTCAGGCGCTTGTTGGAAGAAATGGTAAATATTTCATCCGCCAGCAGAGCAGAAGCCAACCGTAAACTTCTAGACGAATTGATCCCTGACAAAATACCTGTTGATGTGCTCCTTTCTGTTCTCCGGCTTTTGCTGGCCGAACAAGTTTCCATTCGAAATTTGCCGCTGATCCTAGAAGCCACCGCCGAAGCGCGGGGGCAAAACTCACAACCTGAGGCAATTTGTGAACATGTTCGTCAACGTCTTGGTTTTCAACTGGTTGCAGAAATGCGCCGCGTTGATGGAACACTGCCTTTGGTGCAACTGGCTCCCGAATGGGAAGAGGCCTTTAGCGGTTATCAAGTTGAAGCCAACAAAGGAATAGACGTCGCCCTACCGCCTGACCTGTTTAACTTGCTTGCAGACGGCGTATCCCAAAAAGTTAACGAAGCTAACAAAAATGGGATTTACCCCGTTGTTGTGACCAACACTCATCGGCGACGTTTTGTACATACCGTCATGCGGGCAAAAGGAATTAACTCTCCAGTGTTATCGTTCGAAGAAATCGGGCTCGATGCGCAGCCATCGCTTGTTGGCGTAGTACCCGCGTGA
- a CDS encoding flagellar biosynthetic protein FliR — translation MNDLLNFLTLQVNAMFWLNFAVFVRVSAMVSILPAFGEQTVPARVKLGIAMSFTIMVSPAVASPIFSDHLFWIIFVEAIAGLILGIGVRLFILALQTAGSIAAQSTSLSQILGGSVAEPVPAIAHILVMGGLALATMAGLHLRVIEMLIHSYQMLPMGALASGTDVSDWGVDQIRRAFSLAFTLAAPFVILSVLYNVALGVINKAMPQLMVAFVGAPLITAGGLLLLVLSAPILLSTWLEMLNSFIANPMAPVP, via the coding sequence GTGAACGACCTTCTGAATTTCCTAACCCTACAAGTGAACGCCATGTTTTGGTTGAACTTTGCAGTTTTTGTCCGTGTTAGCGCAATGGTCAGTATTTTACCGGCTTTTGGAGAGCAAACGGTACCCGCTCGCGTAAAGCTTGGAATCGCAATGTCTTTCACGATTATGGTATCTCCAGCAGTAGCTAGCCCCATTTTTTCCGACCACCTTTTTTGGATTATTTTTGTCGAAGCCATCGCCGGCCTTATCTTGGGAATAGGGGTTCGATTATTCATCCTAGCGTTACAAACTGCAGGCTCGATAGCAGCCCAATCCACATCTTTGTCTCAAATATTAGGTGGATCCGTTGCGGAACCTGTCCCCGCGATAGCTCATATTTTGGTGATGGGTGGGTTGGCTCTTGCTACGATGGCAGGGCTTCATCTTCGGGTCATCGAAATGCTGATCCATTCTTATCAAATGCTACCAATGGGTGCCTTAGCAAGTGGTACAGATGTATCTGATTGGGGCGTTGACCAAATTAGACGAGCTTTCTCTCTCGCGTTCACTTTGGCTGCTCCTTTTGTGATCCTCTCTGTTTTATATAATGTCGCGCTTGGCGTGATAAACAAAGCGATGCCACAGCTTATGGTTGCTTTTGTGGGGGCGCCACTCATTACAGCTGGTGGCCTTTTACTCCTCGTGCTTTCCGCCCCAATTTTGCTTTCCACCTGGCTTGAAATGCTGAATTCGTTCATCGCTAATCCAATGGCCCCTGTCCCATGA
- a CDS encoding EscU/YscU/HrcU family type III secretion system export apparatus switch protein has translation MSDGEDPSDKSFDASPQKLLEARKKGDIAKSNDLLTASAYFGLFIAFSTVGSSALREAGSALMIFIDQPDSLANMFISDGTNGSVNKILRAIAWALVPLFLLPAIAVILAMFAQNAWVFAPNKLQPKLNRISVLSNAKNKFGRDGLFEFFKSFIKLIIFSICLALFIQVWLSEMVASLQTTPQASIMLLANICITFLGVVVLVSGAIGGVDALWQHASHMRKNKMSRKEMTDEAKNNEGDPHMKQERRQRALLASQSQMMKDVPAADVIIVNPTHYAVALKWDRQSGAAPTCVAKGVDEIAATIRRLAAEAGVPIHSDPPTARALHAAIEIGEQIRHEDYAAVAVAIRFAEDMRRRAKGTI, from the coding sequence ATGAGCGACGGTGAAGATCCCTCAGATAAGAGTTTTGACGCCTCTCCCCAAAAGCTACTCGAGGCGCGCAAAAAGGGCGACATCGCAAAATCCAATGATTTGCTAACAGCCAGTGCTTACTTTGGACTATTTATCGCCTTTTCCACTGTTGGTTCCAGCGCACTTCGAGAGGCTGGTTCGGCATTAATGATATTTATTGACCAGCCTGATTCATTGGCAAATATGTTCATCAGTGACGGAACCAATGGTTCTGTTAACAAAATTCTCCGTGCAATTGCTTGGGCATTAGTTCCTCTGTTTTTGCTGCCTGCCATCGCAGTTATTTTGGCAATGTTTGCTCAAAATGCTTGGGTCTTTGCCCCCAACAAACTTCAGCCCAAGCTCAATAGAATCTCGGTGCTATCTAACGCTAAGAACAAATTTGGCCGTGATGGGCTTTTCGAATTTTTTAAAAGCTTCATCAAACTCATAATTTTTTCTATTTGCCTCGCTCTTTTCATTCAGGTTTGGCTTTCTGAAATGGTGGCATCTCTCCAGACCACTCCCCAAGCTTCGATCATGTTACTTGCGAATATTTGCATCACATTTCTTGGCGTCGTTGTCCTGGTTTCTGGGGCGATTGGTGGGGTCGACGCCCTATGGCAACATGCTTCTCACATGCGAAAAAACAAGATGTCTCGAAAAGAGATGACCGATGAGGCCAAGAATAATGAAGGCGATCCACATATGAAACAAGAGAGGCGCCAACGCGCGCTCCTCGCGTCCCAGAGTCAAATGATGAAAGACGTACCGGCTGCTGATGTCATCATCGTTAACCCAACCCACTACGCTGTCGCCCTCAAATGGGATCGTCAATCTGGTGCAGCCCCGACTTGTGTTGCCAAAGGCGTCGACGAAATTGCAGCAACCATTCGGCGGCTGGCCGCAGAAGCGGGAGTACCAATTCATTCTGACCCTCCCACTGCACGTGCACTACATGCTGCAATTGAAATCGGTGAACAAATTCGTCACGAAGATTATGCAGCTGTCGCAGTAGCCATCCGATTTGCAGAAGACATGCGACGACGGGCCAAAGGAACAATATGA
- a CDS encoding flagellar basal body-associated FliL family protein has translation MKKLLPLILLFVGVGAGVGAGVFLRPEAKIEEANVTDASGEHAEKEDGHTEKGEGDEHAEHSEKDDTQSDEDHGSDDHSDEEGSEFVKLNNQFVVPIVSGGKVTSLVVMALSIEVTAGETDTVYLREPKVRDSFLQVLFDHANIGGFDGNFTDAQVLKPLRGALKEVAKKDLGKKVVKDVLIIEIARQDY, from the coding sequence ATGAAAAAACTGTTACCTCTTATTTTGCTTTTCGTGGGTGTTGGTGCAGGAGTGGGTGCTGGCGTTTTTCTAAGGCCTGAAGCCAAGATTGAAGAGGCAAATGTAACTGATGCATCTGGTGAACACGCCGAGAAGGAGGATGGGCACACCGAAAAAGGAGAAGGAGACGAGCATGCCGAACACAGTGAGAAAGATGACACCCAAAGTGACGAAGATCATGGATCCGACGATCACTCCGATGAAGAAGGAAGCGAGTTTGTAAAACTGAATAACCAGTTCGTCGTGCCAATTGTCTCAGGCGGGAAAGTGACTTCATTAGTTGTCATGGCGTTGAGTATCGAAGTTACCGCAGGAGAAACCGACACGGTGTATCTACGAGAACCCAAAGTACGAGACAGCTTCCTACAAGTACTTTTCGATCATGCGAATATTGGCGGGTTCGACGGGAATTTCACGGATGCTCAAGTTCTGAAACCTTTGCGAGGTGCCTTAAAAGAGGTTGCAAAGAAAGATCTTGGTAAGAAGGTTGTCAAAGATGTCCTGATAATAGAGATCGCACGACAAGATTACTAA
- the flgH gene encoding flagellar basal body L-ring protein FlgH, with product MNLTLKFLGLSALTAVLGCARSDHIGSPPSFTPAQEAPEARAMIDPGLPAVIEDKRPVDAASLWSPSRVSLLGDRRAVVRGDILTVVIEIDEQAEISNSSDRSRSGSENLSVPGLFGLPQRLNQKLPDGASSDELVGINSQSSSSGDGSVKRQEKLELRIAATVIDVLPNGVLSISGSQELRVNFELRELLVTGFVRPEDVSRQNEITYDKIASARVSYGGRGQITDVQQPRVGQQVLDAVLPF from the coding sequence ATGAATTTGACGTTGAAATTTCTGGGCCTATCGGCATTGACGGCCGTACTCGGGTGCGCACGCTCTGACCATATTGGTTCCCCTCCTAGCTTCACGCCTGCTCAAGAAGCGCCCGAAGCAAGAGCGATGATCGACCCTGGCCTACCCGCAGTGATTGAGGACAAGCGGCCGGTTGATGCCGCCTCTCTTTGGTCTCCATCCAGAGTTTCACTGCTGGGGGATCGGCGTGCGGTTGTTAGAGGGGACATTTTGACGGTCGTGATTGAAATTGACGAACAAGCCGAGATATCAAACTCATCTGACCGGAGTAGATCCGGAAGTGAAAACTTGAGCGTTCCTGGGCTATTTGGATTGCCTCAACGACTAAATCAAAAGCTACCTGACGGCGCGTCTTCGGATGAATTAGTAGGCATAAATTCGCAAAGCAGCTCATCTGGAGACGGTTCCGTTAAGCGGCAAGAAAAGCTTGAGTTACGGATTGCGGCTACTGTGATCGATGTCTTGCCAAATGGCGTGCTGTCAATTTCCGGTAGCCAAGAATTGCGCGTGAACTTCGAGCTTAGGGAGCTGCTTGTTACTGGATTTGTACGGCCTGAAGATGTCTCGCGTCAGAACGAAATTACATATGACAAAATAGCGTCTGCTCGGGTTTCTTACGGCGGTAGAGGGCAAATTACAGACGTTCAACAACCGCGTGTAGGCCAGCAAGTTTTAGATGCTGTCCTCCCGTTTTAG
- the flgA gene encoding flagellar basal body P-ring formation chaperone FlgA encodes MRSIAIVSATVLAFPAFSDTVVSARTIRPNQIIMETDVVLAAGNLSSGFSRLFDVVGQEARVALYAGRPILVGDIGPPAVISRNQIIDLRYNANGITITTEGRALERGAIGDRIRVMNLGSRATIFGQILGDGTIEVRN; translated from the coding sequence ATGCGGAGTATTGCAATAGTTTCAGCAACGGTTTTGGCATTTCCTGCGTTTTCCGACACGGTTGTTTCTGCGCGAACAATTCGGCCAAATCAGATTATTATGGAAACAGATGTGGTCCTTGCCGCGGGAAATTTGTCATCGGGGTTTTCAAGGCTGTTTGATGTTGTCGGTCAGGAAGCACGTGTCGCATTATATGCAGGCCGGCCAATTTTAGTGGGCGATATTGGCCCACCTGCGGTGATTTCCCGAAACCAGATTATTGACCTTCGATATAACGCAAATGGCATAACGATCACGACCGAAGGGAGAGCTTTGGAAAGAGGCGCTATCGGTGATCGCATTCGAGTTATGAATCTTGGTTCTAGAGCTACGATATTCGGCCAAATTCTGGGCGATGGAACCATAGAAGTTAGGAATTAA